The Urbifossiella limnaea nucleotide sequence GACGCCCAGGCCGCGGCCGCGACCTTGCACACCCGGATGGGGCTGTCGCACGGCAAGGTGGCCGCCGTCTTCGACGCCCTGTTCGGCATCACGCTCACCCGCGGGGCCAGCGCCCAGATCAACCTCCGGGCGGCGACGCGACTCGAACCGGACTACCACCTCATCCTCGGTGAGGTGCGGACGTCCGAGCAGATCGCGGCCGACGAGACGGGGTGGCGGATCGGGGGGCACCCCGCCTGGCTCCACGCCTGGGTCGGTGACCGGGCCACCGCGTACGCCATCGACTCCCAGCGCAGTGCGGCCGTCCTGGAGCGGGTCATCGGCGTGGACTGGTCGGGCATCCTGAGCCACGACGGTTTCGCCTCGTACGACCGGTTCGAGGGCGCGATCCATCAGCAGTGCGTGGCCCACGTGCTGCGGCGCGCCCGCGACCTGCTGGCGACGGCCACCCGGGGAGCCGTGCGGTTCCCGCGGCAGGTGATCGCGTTGCTCACGGAGGCGATCCACTGGCGGAACGGGTACGCGCCCGGGGCGTGGACGTCGGACCAGTTGGAGGAGCACCGGGAGGGGTTCGACGACCGGTTGCGGCGGCTGGTGCTCCGGCCGCGTGCGGTCCCGGCGCACGCCACGCTGGCGCGGCACCTGTGGCGTCACTTCGAGCAGTGGTTCGGGTTCGTGTTCGACCCGCGGGTCGAGCCGACGAACTGGGCGGCCGAGCAGGCGATCCGGCCGGCGGTGGTGAACCGGAAGGTGTGGGGCGGGAACCGAACGGCGGCTGGCGCGTGGGCGCAGGGGGTGCTGATGTCAGTACTGGAGACGTGCCGGCGACGGGGTCATGCGGTCGTGGACTACATCAGCCAGACGCTCCGCGCGGCCGGCAACGGGCTGGTCCCGCGACCGGTGCTACTGCCGACGGGCTAATCAAGTACGGCCCCCGACTCACCGGGGGGTAGCTCAGTGGTAGAGCACTTTGTGTAACCCAAAGCCGGCCGGACTCGTGCGGCGGCCCGGGGCGTTCGCCGCTATCATCGAGCCAACCCGTACCCGACGGCGGAAGCGTACACACATATTTCGGTGCCGAAGAGGCCACACGGGGTCGCGCCCCGGCCGAACACCAGTCGTGAAGACCGCTTCCCGAACTTGTACGGGTTCCATTCCACGGCCGCCGCGGGCGGCCGCTTTCGTTGGAGGTCCGCCCATGACGACGACCGTGCAGAACGAGCAGGACCTGCGGCTGGCGATGCTCAACAGCCTCCTCACCTGCCCGCACCGGAACCTCGGCCTCGTCCACCCGCTGCACGCCGACCTGGCGGCGACGGACCCGCGGTTCTACGTCCGCCTCGCCGCCTGGTACGCCGACCACGGCGACGTGCGCGACCACCACGAGATGTTCGTCGTCACGCTGGTGCTGAGCGGCTTCCCGGGCCACCGCGGGGTCGGCCTGGCGCTGCTCCGGCAGCTGCCGGCGTACCAGCTCGGCCGCGTCGTGGACTTCATCCACGGCTGGAAGGAGGAGGTGACCGTCGAGGTGGTCGCGCCGAAGAAGGAGCGGGTGCGGATGACCGCCGACGGCGGCCTCGGCCGGAACGTGCCGCGGTCGGTGCGGACGGAGGTCACGCGGTACCTCCGCGAGCGCGAGGCCGACGACCGGTGGTTCGACAGCACCGCCCTCACCGCCCGCAAGGCGCTGAAGCGGCTGTACGCCCTGCTGCACGTCAAGCCCGGCCCGCGGGCGCAGGCCGTGCTGTTCGACGACCGGCCGCCCGAGGGGTCGAAGCTGGCCGGGCTCAAGGCCCTCGCCGGCGCCGACTCGCCCGACCTGGCGGCCCGGCTCATCGCCCAGCACGACGTGCCGTTCCGCGTCGCCGTCGGGCTGGTGAAGGCGATGACCCCGCCGGTGCTGAAGGCGCTCGTGGGCCGGATGACGCCGCAGGAGGTCATCAACAACCTCGACATGCTCAGCCGCCGCGGGGCGTTCGACGAGCCGGCCGTGAAGGCGCTCGTCGAGGCCCGGCTGGAGCAGGCCAAGACGGTCGGCCGCGTCAGCGCGTTCAAGGCCGAGAAGGCCCGCGACGCGGCCGGCGTGTCGGCCGACGTGAAGGCCCGGCTCGACGCCGTGGCCGACGCCCGCGTGAAGGCGCGGGGGCGGATCACGCGGCCGACGGCGCTGCTCATCGACAAGTCGGGGTCGATGTCGCAGGCGATCGAGGTCGGCAAGCGGCTCGGGGCGCTGCTCGCGGCCGTGGCCGACCGGGAGCTGTACGCCTACGCCTTCGACACCATCGCCTACCCGGTCGAGGCCGCGGGGCCGGACCTGGCGGCGTGGGAGACGGCGCTGGCGGGCATCACCGCCGGCGGCGGCACGTCGGTGGGCGCGGCTGTCGAGGTGCTGCGGCGGAAGCGGCAGTACGTCGAGCAGCTGGTGGTCGTGACCGACGAGGGAGAGAACACCGCCCCCCTGTTCGTGCCGGAACTCCTGAAGTACCGGGACGAGTTGAAGGTCGAGCCGGCGGTCTGCTTCGTCAAGGTGACGGGCGCGACGGCGGAGCTGGAGGCGGCGTGCCGCAAGGCCGGGGTCGCGGCCGACGCCTACCAGTTCGACGGCGACTACTACGCGCTGCCGAACCTGGTGCCGCTGCTCGCCCGGCCGAGCAAGCGGGAGCTGCTCCAGGAAATCCTGGAGTACCCGCTGCCCGAGCGGCGGGCGGGCTAACTCAGGTCGTTGAGTTGCCGCTAGCGGCTTCGCGCTGCCCCGCGCGAAGCCGCTAGCGGCAACGTCGCTTTTCGCGGGCGCGTCGTGTAGCATTTCGTTGCGTCGGTCCCACCCCGCTCACTCCTCTCGGAGCCCCTCATGCGTTTCCTCCTGCTCGTCCCCGCCGTCCTGGTCGCGTCGCTCGCGCCGGCCGCGGACCCCACCCCCGTCAAGCTCTTCAACGGCAAGGACCTCACCGGCTGGAAGGCGAAAAATCCCGCCAAGAACCAGTGGCAGGCGTGCGCCGCGTCGTGGAACGAGAAGGACCCCGGCAAGCTCGTCGGCGGTATCGACAACTCGCCCGACGGCTCGGGGAAGGTGCTGGCCGCGATCAGCGGCGGCGGGTCGGACCTGTACACCGAGGCGAAGTTCGGCGACTGCCTGTTGGAGGTCGAGTTCATGCTGCCGAAGGGGTCGAACTCCGGCATCTACGTGATGGGCGAGTATGAGGTGCAGGTGCTGGACAGTTACGGCAAGCCGGCCGACAAGCTCGGCATGGGCGACCTCGGGGCGCTGTACAGCGCCGCCGCCCCGAAGGTGAACGCGGCCAAGAAGCCGGGCGAG carries:
- a CDS encoding 3-keto-disaccharide hydrolase, whose product is MRFLLLVPAVLVASLAPAADPTPVKLFNGKDLTGWKAKNPAKNQWQACAASWNEKDPGKLVGGIDNSPDGSGKVLAAISGGGSDLYTEAKFGDCLLEVEFMLPKGSNSGIYVMGEYEVQVLDSYGKPADKLGMGDLGALYSAAAPKVNAAKKPGEWQKFEIIFQAPKFENGKKTTNAKFRSVVLNGTTLHKDVEMKGATPGGLTGKEAPEGPLMLQGDHGPVAYRNLKVTRVEIK
- the tnpC gene encoding IS66 family transposase, which produces MDEPACPGCRELLQRVAALEARVAELTRKLEDALRAGKRQAAPFRKGPPKPDPKTPGRKSGAAHGTHGHRPPPPPDQIAECHDAHLPDACPHCPGRIVETGTADQFQTDIPRRPLVRKFRIHVGHCDTCGKRTQGRHPLQTSDALGAAASQVGPDAQAAAATLHTRMGLSHGKVAAVFDALFGITLTRGASAQINLRAATRLEPDYHLILGEVRTSEQIAADETGWRIGGHPAWLHAWVGDRATAYAIDSQRSAAVLERVIGVDWSGILSHDGFASYDRFEGAIHQQCVAHVLRRARDLLATATRGAVRFPRQVIALLTEAIHWRNGYAPGAWTSDQLEEHREGFDDRLRRLVLRPRAVPAHATLARHLWRHFEQWFGFVFDPRVEPTNWAAEQAIRPAVVNRKVWGGNRTAAGAWAQGVLMSVLETCRRRGHAVVDYISQTLRAAGNGLVPRPVLLPTG
- a CDS encoding vWA domain-containing protein, which encodes MTTTVQNEQDLRLAMLNSLLTCPHRNLGLVHPLHADLAATDPRFYVRLAAWYADHGDVRDHHEMFVVTLVLSGFPGHRGVGLALLRQLPAYQLGRVVDFIHGWKEEVTVEVVAPKKERVRMTADGGLGRNVPRSVRTEVTRYLREREADDRWFDSTALTARKALKRLYALLHVKPGPRAQAVLFDDRPPEGSKLAGLKALAGADSPDLAARLIAQHDVPFRVAVGLVKAMTPPVLKALVGRMTPQEVINNLDMLSRRGAFDEPAVKALVEARLEQAKTVGRVSAFKAEKARDAAGVSADVKARLDAVADARVKARGRITRPTALLIDKSGSMSQAIEVGKRLGALLAAVADRELYAYAFDTIAYPVEAAGPDLAAWETALAGITAGGGTSVGAAVEVLRRKRQYVEQLVVVTDEGENTAPLFVPELLKYRDELKVEPAVCFVKVTGATAELEAACRKAGVAADAYQFDGDYYALPNLVPLLARPSKRELLQEILEYPLPERRAG